The proteins below are encoded in one region of Gopherus flavomarginatus isolate rGopFla2 chromosome 12, rGopFla2.mat.asm, whole genome shotgun sequence:
- the LOC127032350 gene encoding protein S100-A16-like has protein sequence MGQSLQPEPSGDRSGGRKPVKIAEEGSELERGLHAIVGSFYRYAEGSEGPKELDQAAFQTLLSNELSHQLTNPEDQKAALDMFKTVDANNDQKISFDEYWDLIVEICRVIRSSHYND, from the exons ATGGGGCAGAGTCTGCAGCCGGAGCCGTCTGGGGATAGGAGCG GTGGAAGGAAGCCGGTCAAGATAGCAGAGGAGGGCTCTGAGCTGGAAAGGGGCCTCCATGCTATCGTGGGCAGCTTCTACAGATACGCCGAGGGCTCCGAGGGACCTAAGGAGCTGGACCAGGCAGCTTTCCAGACTTTGCTCAGCAATGAGCTGAGCCATCAGCTCACG AACCCAGAGGACCAGAAGGCAGCACTGGACATGTTTAAGACGGTGGATGCCAACAACGATCAGAAAATCTCCTTCGACGAGTACTGGGATCTCATCGTAGAGATCTGCCGAGTGATCCGGAGCAGCCATTATAACGACTAG